In one window of Oncorhynchus gorbuscha isolate QuinsamMale2020 ecotype Even-year linkage group LG23, OgorEven_v1.0, whole genome shotgun sequence DNA:
- the LOC124010598 gene encoding aldehyde oxidase-like, producing MPMAWPVKDACETLFQRLEPVRKLNPEGTWQTWQEGQPCAYYTYGARCSEVEVDCLTGDYWTVKTDIVMDIGRSINPSVDIGQIEGMQGLGLYTMEELKFSPSGVLYTRGPSQYKIPAVCDIPLQFNVYLLSGSDNPHAIYSSKGIGKPVQFLGRTVIFAIKEAVAAARVEAGIVGPFTLDSPATPERTCLACNTPFTQKIPASKPGSFQP from the exons ATGCCAATGGCATGGCCTGTGAAG GATGCCTGTGAGACCTTGTTCCAAAGACTGGAACCTGTCAGGAAACTGAACCCAGAAGGCACATGGCAGACCTGG CAGGAGGGTCAGCCGTGTGCCTACTACACCTACGGTGCCCGCTGCAGTGAGGTGGAGGTCGACTGTCTCACTGGAGACTACTGG ACTGTGAAGACAGACATTGTTATGGATATTGGAAGGAGCATCAACCCATCTGTAGACATTGGCCAGATTGAGGGCATGCAGGGTTTGGGTCTGTACACCATGGAGGAGCTGAAGTTCTCTCCCTCGGGGGTGTTGTATACACGTGGCCCGTCCCAGTACAAGATCCCCGCTGTCTGTGACATACCACTGCAGTTCAACGTCTACCTGCTTTCAGGCTCTGACAACCCACATGCCATCTACTCATCTaag GGCATCGGAAAGCCAGTGCAGTTCCTGGGTAGAACTGTGATCTTCGCCATTAAAGAGGCGGTGGCAGCAGCCCGGGTAGAGGCTGGTATAGTGGGGCCCTTTACCCTGGACAGCCCTGCTACCCCAGAGAGGACCTGTCTGGCCTGTAACACCCCCTTTACTCAGAAG ATTCCAGCCAGCAAACCAGGATCATTCCAACCATAG